CTCGTTGGTCCAGCTGTCTTCTTATCGTCTGCAGCTGCCCGTTACGTGACGGGACAAACGCTTTATGTCGATGGCGGGATGACGATTAAAGGTTTTTAAAGACAAAAGAGACGGATGCGCATCTGCCCATCTGTCTTCTCATATCTGAAAGGAGCTTCATCATGTCAAAACGTGTTGCACTTGTCGCTGGTGCCTCCCGGGGTGCCGGTCGTGGCATCGCTTATGCTTTAGGTGACGCCGAAATGATCGTCTACGTCACGGGACGAAGTACGAACGAACAGACGACGGACAATCGAAGCGAGACGATCGAGGAGACAGCTGCTGGTGTCACGGCATGCGGCGGACTTGGCATCCCTGTCGTTTGTGACCATACGACTCAAACGGACATCGACCGTCTGATTCAGCAGATCCAGCACCGACATGGTCGAATCGACCTCCTCGTCAATTGTGTGTTCGGTGGTTCGGAAAGCCACTTGCCGTCTGGAACCGGTCGACGGTTTTGGGAGCGACCACTGGAACATTGGGACGCGATGATGTCTGCCGGACCGAAAGCGTACGTGTGGACGATTCGCGCTGCGATGCCGTTACTACTACAGAGTCCAGCTGCGCTCGTCGTCAATCTGACGTCATTCGCTCCAGATCAAATGGCCGGAAATCTCTATTATGATTTAGCGATGCAAACCATCAATCGAATGACGCACGTCATGGCGCATGAGTTATATCAAACGAATATCTCCGTCATTGCGCTCTGCCCTGGTTTCATGCGGACGGAACGAGTCGTTGATGCCGGATTCGCGAGTGCCGCGACTGAATCGACGACTTATATCGGACGCGCTGTTGCAGCGCTGTTGGCGGATGACGACGTTAGCCGTTACTCTGGGCAAGCGGTCTTTGTTGCAGACCTTGCGAAGACGTATCAATTTACGGATCAGGACGGGACGCAGCCGTTACCGTTTTAAGATATACATTAGAGGAGCGTGAACTATGTGTCCTGAAGACAACCAATTGATTTCGATTGCCTTATCAAGATTTGGGATTTCGTATGATTCTGCTAATGATCGTTCAGTCTCTTTATCGACTTTTGGAATTCATGGTGACAGACATTATCGAATAACCTGTGATGATAACGTTTATTCCTTACGCCTTCTTGCGGATGACCGATATAGATCTGAGACACACCTTGCCTCTGCATCAGATTTGAATCAGCAATTACTCGTAACTGATAGGATGCGTGAACATGGACTTCCCTTCATGAAACGCGTCCAACCGACAACTGACTCAAGTACATTTTCAACAATTCAAGATGATACTGGTCGAGAGTGGCACTGTGTCCTTTTTGATTGGATAGACGGCACACATGTTACTGCACAAACCAACTCATCAGCGTCAAAAATTGGTGCGTTGCTTAGGCAGCTACATGATATACCGGTCGATTTACAATTTTCATTTCCTGTCGTCGATCATACCGTCGCCTACCGAAAATGGCTTCATGATTTATCAAAAGAGGACACTACCATCGCTTCAATAGATCAACAAAATTTAAGTAATTATCTTGATCTCGTCCAGTTTCATATCTATCAAGCACAACGCAGGTCGAAGAACGATCTGTCACCTGTTTTATCAACAGACCTCAATCCACTAAATATTTTATGGAAGAACGATCATATCGTCGGAATCGTTGATCACGAACATATTAGTTACTCTGATCGTATACAAGATCTCGCATGGATCCTTAAATGGTATGCACGGAATGAAGGGATTCATTCTTTTAACGTGTCTCCTGAACTAGCGCAAACGATTTTAGAAAACTATGACATGAAGTGTTTTAATCACGATGATTTTGTTCGACTTGAATCCTTACTCTGGCTTTCTGGCTGTTTCAATTTCCATTTCGTTCAACAAACATTCAAGCTTTTATCTGATTCTATCGTTTCAAGCGAGGAATTGAGCAATCATCTAGAACGTTATCGTCAAAGAGGAAAAGCTCTCATCTCACTATTAGCTAGATGAACCATGTTATTTCCGTTCTGGCCGTGCTGAATCAAAGACTTCTTTCGCATCAAAGAACGGATCGAGTACACTCGTCTTTCCAGCAACAGCTTGACGTAATCGAATTCCGTCCACGTTGATCCGAGCTTGGCGGAAGTAGTCGGGACCAACTTGTTTCCACGCATGTTGACTCGCATCAACATTAAAGAAATAGCGGAACCCACTATCAATGAGCAAACGATATTTCTCACCCGAATAATCGTGCCAATCTCCAACGTCACTGCCGTACGGATAAATCAGTTGCGTTGTTTTTCCGATCAATGGTTCTACGTCCTGTTTATAGCGTTTTAAATCGGCACGGATCGTAGGAACTGACTCTTTTCCGACCCAAATATGTCCGTACGTATGACTCGCGAACTGCCAGCCGTCATTGTTTAATGCGACGGCGGTCTGCTTCGCTTGTTTTCGTGCCGTTTCGACCTTTTCATTGTGCCCGTATTGATTATAAGAAGAACGATACCCGAGCACTCCGTTATAGCCTGTGATGCCGAGTAACCCTTTCGCGCCTTTATACGAAAAGTCAGGATGAGACTGTACGAACGCATCGACGATTGGTACGAGATCATAGGCACCATCGGGCTTTCCGACCATCGTATTGACGATTTTGCCGTCCTTCACTTTTAAATTCTTCGCAAATCCATCCCCTTCCATGTATTCGTAATAATTGACGTCATCCTGCGACAGCACGAGTGGCTGTTTTCCTTTTGGTAAACGAATCGGTGTCTCAACGATTTTGCCTTGTACGTCTTTTGCTAAATCAGTCGGTCGGACGAGTACGTAGCCTTTTTTGTATAAGGCGTCTAATATCCGTTCGAATTCCTGTTGCGTCACCATATAATCATCGTACCCTGCTTCCTTCCGGTCGTCATCGAATGCTTGTTTTGGATCAGCAATCAAAGAATGGAAAAAGAGGTGTGGGACCGGTTTTGCTACAGTGACAAGCGACTGCTTCGCCTGTTCATATTCTTCCGTCTTCTGGATTGTCTCTTTTGTCCGAAGAGGCTTTAACACCTTGATCGCTCGGTCATAATCGTACTGGGCAGCGTAGTGCTCGGCACGCTGCATCGCTTTTTCTATGTATTCCTGTTGCGAAGCTTGTCTTTTTTGTTCGGTTTCTCGTGGTTTTTCCGACCTTTTCTCAACGACTTCTTTTTCCCCACATCCACTTAGTAGAAGGCTCAGCGCCACACCACCAATGATCCATTTACGTTTCATGACTTTCGACTCCTTCATTAACTTTGACGTTTTCATTTCCATTTATTTTAACTATTCCCGATTATTCAGTCGATTAACTACTTTTCTAAGTCATTCCGTTTCGTTATGACTGCCCATCCAAAGCGGAACTTCCGCTTATTCGTCTTAAGGTGTTTAATGAAGGACGTAATGAAATTCACGGAGGTGCAATAACATGATTGAAAAGAACTTAATTAATGGTGAATGGTATGACACAACAGAAACAATTCCGGTCTACGACCCAGCAACAAAAACGTTGCTCGGACATGTTCCAGCAAGCTCAGCGGAAGACGCGCAACGTTCTGTTGACGCAGCGAGCGAGGCATTTGTTAAGTGGTCAAACGAAACAGCAGATACACGAGCGAACTTGGTTGACGCGTGGTACCGCTTGATCAACGAACACCGCGAGGAACTCGCCCGCATCATGACAACGGAACAAGGGAAACCGTACGTCGAAGCGCTCGGCGAAGTCGATTACGGTAATCAATACGTCCGGTGGTACGCTGAAGAAGCACGTCGGATTTACGGTGAAACGATTCCTGCTTCTGTTCCTGGGAAACGACTCTTCGTCGAAAAAGAACCAGTCGGTGTCGTCGCAGCGATCACACCATGGAACTTCCCGGCAGCGATGATCACACGTAAACTCGCACCGGCTCTTGCAGCAGGTTGTACAATTGTCCTTAAACCGTCAGAAGAGACACCGTTTACAGCACTTCGCCTCGTTGAACTAGCAGAAGAAGCAGGTATCCCTAAAGGTGTCATCAACGTCTTAACAGGTGACGCTGCAACGATCAGTGGTGTTTGGCAAACCGATTCCCGTGTTCGCAAAATCACGTTCACAGGTTCAACAGCCGTTGGAAAATTGATCATGCGTCAAGCAGCCGATACGATGAAAAAACTATCACTTGAACTCGGTGGACATGCACCATTCATCGTCACAGAAAATGCGGATCTCGACAAAGCCGTTGAAGGCGCGATGCGCTCGAAATTCCGCAACGGTGGTCAAGCCTGTGTCGCGACGAACCGTTTCTATGTGCAAGCATCGGTCCTTGACGAGTTTACGGAAAAATTCACAACTGCCGTCAAACAATTGCAAGTCGGTAACGGCATGGACGCTGACTCGACAGTTGGTCCATTGATCAACGCAAAAGCTGTCGCAAAAGTCAAAGCGCACATCGATGACGCTGTCGCAAAAGGCGCAACAATTCTGACAGGTGGTACGATTGACGAATCAGTCGGTCATTTCGTTACACCAACGGTACTTGCGAATGTCACAGAAGACATGCTCTGCATGCAGGAAGAAACGTTTGGTCCGCTCGCACCGATCTCTGTTTTTGAGACACTCGATGAAGTTATCGAACGGGCAAACAACACACCATACGGACTTGCAGCTTACGCGTTCTCAGAACGCATCGATGAAGCGTTGCTGCTCGGAAAACGACTCGAATACGGAATCGTCGGTCTAAACGATGGTGCACCATCTGCTGCACAAGCTCCATTTGGTGGTTATAAAGAGAGTGGTCTTGGCCGTGAAGGTGGCGTCTACGGCATCGAAGATTATCTCGAAGTCAAATACTTGTCACTCGGTTAATCGATTTAGCGACGCGTTTGAAACGAACTATCTCTACTCATAGGTCACCCCTCATTTCTTGCGTGAAATGAGGGGGTTTTTGTATGGCTCATGCTTGCATACTATTTTTAAGGTATGATTGAATTCAAACGATTTTAGGAAAAGGAGCGGTTGAAGAGTGGATGTCATCACCTTTGGGCAGAAAGAAAATAATCAATGCTACATAACAAGACCGGCTGTCTACGCTGTAATGTTCGATCGTCAGTTAGACAAAATAGCTGTCATTCAAAAAAGTGACGGCAAATCCTTTCTGCCGGGCGGAGGAATCGAGGCACACGAGACACACGACGATTGCCTCAGAAGAGAAGTCCTAGAAGAAACGGGAATGGAGGTCGAAATCAATGATTTCATCGGACAGGCAAGTCAATATTTCTATTCGCAAAATGAAACGACGTATTACTTAAATGAAGGGTATTTTTATCATTGTCATGCTGGACAAAACATACATGACCCAATCGAAGACGATCATCATCTAATATGGATTGATCCCCTTTCTGCGATAGAAGGATTATTCCACGCACATCAACGCTGGGCAGTCCAAAAAACGCTAAAATCAATTTAAATCGAAACAAAAGGTGCACGATTCTCTTCAGAGAAAACGTACACCTACTTTATTGCTTACTATCCTTTTTGAAAACAAACAACCTAGTCGTTATTCCACGTATTCATAGAGAACGACGCTCTCGATATAGTGAATAAAGCGGCGTAATTCCTTCTCCTCCTCGTTCGAGAGATCCCCTTCTTTCGACATATTGGCGATTTCAAGACGCTGGACTTCGATTGCTTTCAGACAGAGCTCTTCCTTCTGTTGATCGACGTCCTTGCCACCGATTGGTGACGACCACCGCGTATGTTTGAAGCGAAGTCGTTTATAGAACTCGAGCACACTTTGAACGACGTCTGGTGGGTACGATGAGCGGCAATTCTCGAGACGTTCGATCACTGTGCCCATTACCTTTTCATACAGTTCGTGCTCGACTTGCGTCATTTGAATCAACGCATCAGACGACATATTCGATCGTTTCCGTTTCCACCACAATTTACGGATCGGCTGGACGATTTGGAAGCGCGAATCCTTGCCGATTGCTTTGCGACGATTTTCAATCGAGCGGAAGACATCCTTTTTCAGCAGATCCGGCACCTTGTGCTCAGCGACGAAACGTTTTGATTCTTCCTTTTCCCACTGGACGGCTTCAAGACGAAGTGCTTTTAATTGATTATTGAATTGATCGAGTTCTTCTTGACTTTTTTCTTGCGCTCGCAGCAACCGAAGCATCACGTGGTACTCATTGAGTAAATCAAACGCAACGACCGCATTGTCTTCGTCCGTCACTTGTTTGATTTCTGAAATCGCACGACGAATCATCCGCTGTTTCTGTGCGTTTAAGTCGAGTGCAATTGGTGTTGCCGCCTCACCACGGTTCAAGACCGGTAAGAGAATGGTCGCAAGAACGAGCGTGTAGATGATGACACCCGCCGCAAGGAAAATGATTAGCGAACGTTCCGGGAAAGCTTCGCCAGACTCCGTCAAAAATGGTAACGACAAGACCCCGACCATCGTGATCGTTCCGCGAACACCAACCAGTGTTGTAATCAAATCTTGTTTAAAGGACGGTCGACGGTGATCCCGATCTTCTTTTTTGAAGAACCGATGATCAAACCAGTTGAAAAACATCGTCCAAACGAGACGAATCGCGAGAATGAACGAACCAATCTCGATGACATACAACATCAGACGCCAGTTGTTGATGGCATCATCTGCAAAGATTTCGCGTGTTGCTTCAGGTAATGTTAAACCGAGCAACAAGAAAATGATCCCGTTCAATGTATAAGCGATCATCGTCCAAATATTATCTGTCAACGTTTGCTCTTGTGCAAAGAACGTTTCTGTTCGCTCTTTAATCAAGGCGTGTAAGATACCACCTGTAACGACGGCAATGACGCCTGATGCATGAAATCCTTCTTCGGCAACGAAGAAGATGATAAATGGTGTCAGAATTTGGAGTAAAGCGTAGAAGACGACATCTTCAATACCCGCTCGACGCAAGCGTACCTTAAGAAAGTTCATTGCGAGTGAAATTATTAATCCGATCAACGCTCCGACGAAGAACATATAAAAGAATTCTGTCGTCGCACTCTGAATTGAGAAATAACCTGTTACGACAGCAGCAACTGCGTAACTAAACGCAACTAATCCCGATGCATCATTGATCAGCGATTCTCCACGAACAAGTGTTAAAATCTGTTCTGGAATCTGGACACGTTTTGCAATCCCGTTGACAGCAATCGGATCCGTCGGCGATAAAATTGCGGCTAAGGCAAAGGCAGCAGCCACTGGAATGACCGGAATCAACCAGTTGATGAAGTATCCTCCGACGATTGTCGTCAACAAGACGAGAATGATTGCATTTCCGAAGATTGCTGTTCGCATCCTCCATAAATCTTCACGCGGGAAGTGTGAACTATCGTTGTAAAGTAACGGAGCAATGAATAACAGGAGGAACCACTCCGATTCAACCTCGATCGTCAAGCCACTCATCAAGAGCGCAGCGACCGTTCCGGCGATGATTTGAATCAAGGCCGTTGGGATGAAGCGGATGTAATGTCCGATGACTTGTGTCAGTAAAATGAGCGCAAGCATCAATAAAATAAGTGATAGTGTTTCCATGGAAGACCCCTTCCTCTATTGTTTCTTTCTACCTATATCCTAACATAGTTTTTTTAACGATCCTGTCCGAACGCCTTATCGGACCGTTGCACAGCAATCATTTCTTCTGCTTGACGAATCAATTGTTCCCGGAGTTCCTGTGGTTCTATGACTCGAACGTCTGAACCAAGCCGCATCAATTGGCGTCCTAGAAACGACAGTTCAGTCACCGGAATCTGCCACGTCCGTTCAAATTGCGTCGGTAAAATCCCTTCTAGCAATCGCTCACCTAAAGATGATAATTCCAGTTTCACCGTCGTCATCGGTACGTCCGTCAAGTTCTGTTCTAAATCAGAAAAGGTCAAATCGTTCGCTGGCAACTCATGAAGCGATACGTTTAGAACTCGATCGACACGGAACTGACGAAATCCACGGTCTGTCCGTCCATAAAAATACCAACGATTATGTTCGAACGATAAGCCGATTGGATCCACTACGATCGACTTTTGACCTGTTGTCGTCTCATACAGAATATTCCCCATCCGTCCGCTCTCTAACAGGTCCAGTAACGCTGGATTTTGCGGTGACGGTGGTGTATCGATCGCTTGAAAGCGAAAACGCGTTTGCCACCTTGCAATTTGTTGTTCCGTCATTGTTGGTAACTCATTCGCATAGCGTTCAGCGACATCCTGTCGAATTGTACCGAACGGAAAATCGGGAATCTGCCCGACCCATTCGAGTAGGATGAACAAGACGATCGTCTCTTCATCCGTCAAGACGAGCGGCGGCATGTTCCGATGTGGCAGCATCCGGTACCCGCCCGCCACACCCGGTTCACTATAGATCGGATAACCATTGGCTGCAAGCACCGTCATGTCTCGTTGAATCGTCCGGATCGACACGTCGAACTCTTCAGCCAGTATTCGGGCGGAAAGGCGTTCTCCTCGATTTAAATAACGGACTAGACGCCATTGTCTCGTATTCATACATTTCCTCCTTAAATGACGACATCTTTTGTCGTCATTATACGCTAAGATGAAGTCACACGATGCAAAAGGAGGAATTATCATGTCTCAACCTACGACTGTACTTTATATCGCTTGCAGTCTCGACGGAAAAATCGCTCGCCTAGACGGTTCACTCGATTGGCTCTTTGCTGTTGCTGGAGATGGTGATAATGGATACCAAGCGTTTTACGATCAAGTCGGAGCTGTTATTATGGGTCGAAAAACATATGATGAAGTCCTTCAACTCAGTGAGACGTATCCGTACACGGATATTCCGAGCTATATCTATAGTCGAACGCAACGAACGTCCGAATCCGTAACCTTCACCGATGAACCGCTCGATCAATTACTCGAGCGAATCACACCAAAAATTGATGGAAAAGTTTGGCTCGTCGGTGGCGGCGAATTGATTCAAGAAGCGCTACGTTTACAGTGTGTCAGTTCAATCGAACTCGCGATTGCCCCTGTCATTATTGGAACGGGTATCCCATTATTTCCAGAAGGAACCGTTGAGACGAAACTTCGCTTGAAGGAGAGTCGTCAATCGGGACAATTCCTGATGGCGACATATGATGTCTTGACTTAAACAAAACAACAGCCAGTTCGAGAAATCCGAACTGGCTGTTCGTTTACATCGTCTTATGCATTTTTCTTTGCCTTTTTCTCTTTCGGTTCCGTCCATTTGAAGATTTTGTTCATGACGTTGTAAATCCGTTTTGATTCCTTCGTCATTAATGGTCCGAGGATCGCGAGAATTAAAACATACAGTGCCGAGAATGGTGACAAGATGTCCATCAATCCACCGGCGATTCCGAGATTCGCGACGATGATCGAGAACTCCCCACGCGAGACGATCGTTAAGCCGATGTTTGAAGATGCTTTATGCGATAATCCGGCTTTACGGCCCGCAATCATTCCCGCGACATAGTTTCCGATGATCGTGATAACGACGGCACCGAGCGCGAGCCAGACCGCGTCAAGAAGCATCGTCGGATCGATACTCAATCCGAAACTAAAGAAGAAGATCGCACCGAAGAAATCACGGAATGGTACGACAAGATGTTCGATGCGCTCCCCTTGATCGGTTTCTGAGAAAACAAGACCGAGTAACAATGCTCCGATTGCTTCTGCGACATGGATTGTTTCTGAAAAACCAGCGATGAAGAACAGTGCGGCAAAGACGACAATGATGAATACTTCATCTGAAGCGATTTTTAGCATCTTATTCAAAAGTGGTGTTGCTTTCCGAGCAACGATGAAGAACAGCAACATATAGCCGAGGGCGATCAAAATTGAAGTAAGTGACGCGAGCAATGTCGTACCACCACCGAGAAGCAGTCCTGATAAGACCGACAAGTAGACCGCGAGGAAGATATCTTCAAACATGATGATTCCAAGAATGAGCTCCGTCTCCGTGTTGCCGGTCCGGCGAAGATCAACGAGAACTTTTGCAACGATCGCACTCGAAGAAATCGTGATAATTCCGGCGATGACGAGGACTTCATAGAGAGGGAATCCGGCGATGAATCCATACAACAGACCACCGGTAAAGTTAATCGATAAATAAATCGTTCCGCTCGTAACAATCGATTTTCCAGACCGGATCAACTTACCGATCGAGAATTCGAGACCGAGATAGAATAAGAGGAACAGGACGCCAATTCGCCCGAGGAAGCTGATGAATTCAGCACTTTCAATGAACTTGAAGTCTAGTATCCCGATTGTCGGAGCGTGCGGTCCAACAATCATCCCGAGGATGATCAGAAACGGGATGATCGAGAAATTGAGTCTGTTCGCGAGCACTGCCGCGATCGCCACTAAGATAAGCGCGGTACCGACTTCAAATATGAGATGATCCATATATTATCCGCCTCCTTCGATTGAGAATAATTCTTTCGTGATGTGACGGATGTTTTGACGTTCGCCTGACAGGACAATCGTATCACCAGATTCAAGACGCGTATCTGGTCCCGGATTCAGCGATTTCGAACGGTCATGCTTTAAAACTGCAATGATCGAGATGTCATATTGGTTGCGGACATCGAGCTCTCCGATTGTCCGATTGTTGACTTTTGAATCTTGACCGACTTTGAACCACTCGATGACGAGATCATCAAATGCTAATTCAATCTTTTCAAGATCCTTCGGCTTATAGGATAATCCTCCGAGAATTCCTGCCATCTGACGAGCTTCTGCGTCATTAAATGTCACGCTCGAGATGCTCTCATCAAAATCGTCGTCATCATAATGATGCATCTCCCGGCGTCCGTCGTCGTGGACGATGACGACCACCTTATCTCCTCGTGTTGTGATGCCTTCGAACTTACGTCCGATTCCTGGTAAGTCTACTTCGCGCATATCCATCTGTTAGTTCCTCCTTTTTTTGATTTTACAAATGATGATTCGCTTTGTGGATGAGTGTCTTGAATGTCTCATCACTCAATATATCTTGAAGGTCATGCAGCTGTTTCAAATCCGCTTTCGCCATTATGACAAACCCGTCCTCCTCAATGAATGCCACGCGATCTCCTTCCTCCACTTGCAAGGCCTGCCGAATTTTTTTAGGGATGGTGATCTGTCCTTTTGACGTTAACTTTGATAGCTCCATCACGAACTTCCTTCTTTCTGTGTTTTTCTTGTATTCCTTACTTCCTTACTTTTCTTATTTCCAATATAACATAGTTCTAAACTTATTCCGAGTGTTTTGCTTTGAATTAAAAAATTCTTTTGCACTCGTTTTGAATGCAAAAGAATCATTTGTACCTATTCACTTATTATTTTTGGTTTAATTAACTCTTCAACGATTTTTGTTAATCGTTCTTTATAGTCTTCAATTTCATATACATGTTTTATTTTATTTCGAACATTTGGTTCATCTCGAAGAGTGATGTACTTATTGTTTACAGAGTTTAAATGAAGGCGACAAATCCATTTCCTATTACTATCATCAATAAGAATATTGAAATAACTAGCATTATCACGATAAAAAATTCTATTTTTATCAATTGCAGTTCCTAATAAAACTTTCACTGTAGCATATCCTTCAATTTCTTCTTGTGTAGTTTCAATTGATCTAGGAATTGGAATATCATCTTGAATCTCAGTTGTTTCTTGAATCTCAATATTTTTTTCAATCGGTTCTAATGTCGATTCTTGTTCACCCGAGATAACATTTTTAAGCTTTTCATTTAAACTTTCATTTATAAATTGGTTAAAAGCTTTTTGAACTATAGGTCTGAATTTGTCAATTACTGCTTGGGTTTTAATTCCTTGATACGAATCATGTATCAACATTTTTATAAAATCATCGCTTGGAATTTCTAAAATGCTTTTCAATTGATCCTTTATAGCATTTAAATATTTTAATTCTTCAGCAGTAGAAAGAATTGTATCAACATTAAATTCTTGTTTTTTAAACTTTTGAAGTTCTTTTATATCACTATCTTTTATAGATGATAATTTAATCTCAAAAAATGGAACTGAATCCATGACATTAGGCGTTTCTAAATCTGTATAAAATCTATAAACATCTCCATTAGTTAGTATCGCAAATTTTGCATTTGTCGTGCCGAAATATCTAAATAATTGAGAATCATGTTTTGTTAAACGTTCTTTTATAGATTTTGCTTCAATAAGGATTGTTGGCTTTCCATGATCCATAATTGCATAATCTACTTTTTCTCCCTTTTTAATACCAACATCCGCGATATATTCTGGTGTGAACTCTGCAGGATTAAAGACATCATATCCAAGCATTTGAAAAAAGGGCATAATTAGAGCAGTTTTGGTTGCTTCTTCAGTAGAGATTGAATCTTTCAATTGATAAATTCTTTGAGAGATATTTCGAATTTCTAATGCGAAGTTTTCCATTTTTTCACTCCTCATAAATGTTAGTTGTATTAATTATACACTATTATAAATAGTTATCCTTTTAAAAAATAAAATAACCATTATTTTCTTCTAATATAATCGTCTCTTATAATCGCATAAATCTTTAAATCCCAGAAACGCTCTTTAACAAATAAAGCACTTCGCGAGACCCCTTCGAACGTCATGCCGATCTTTTCCATGACACGAGCGGATCCGTCGTTCGCAACAAAACAACGGGCTTGAATGCGCTCGAGTCCAAGTGTTTCAAAACCGTACTGCAAAAGACGCGCTGCTGCTTCCGGCATCAAACCCTTCCCCCAGTACTCGCGCGACAGCGCATAGCCGAGCTCAGCTTGCTGTTGCTCAAACGAGACTTTGATGAAATCAATCGTTCCGATGACTCGTCCGCTCGTTTTGTCTTCGATCGCCCAAGGTGCCGGATTTCCTTGCTCGTATTGTCGAAGGATATGTTTGACGAATTGCTCGGAATCCGCAAGTGTCTTGTGGGCATGCCAACTGACATACCGCGCCGTCTCCTCATCTTTTGTATAGGCATAGATATCTGTTGCATCTTCTATGCGAACCGGACGTAAGCGGAGTCGCTCCGTTTCGAGTACGGGTAATGCCTGATATAAATCAATCGTTGATAACATAATTGAACCCTTCTTCCCTTGATTTTTTCCAAGTATACCCACTCTTCAGAAAAAAGTATAGAGATATACGAAAACGTTATCAGAATTTTCTGGTATACTATTGGAAAATGATGTAAGAAAGGGTGCTGTCATGTCTTCTCGGGAACGAACACTCTTGAGCGCGCTCGGTATTTCACAGTTTGGTGATTTCATTTATCTCGTTGCGATCAACGTTTACATCTATCGCTTGACCGGCTCAGCGTCAGCCGTCGCTGCGCTTTGGATCATCAGTCCGGTCGTCTCTCTCGTCATCAAGTCGGTTGCAGGTAGCTGGGTCGACCGCTCCGACTTACGTCGTCTGTTGATTCAGACCGATTTATTGCGTGCTTTTTTAATCGGTATCATGCCATTTATACCCTTATCGCTGCTTTACATCGACTTGATTGCCTTAGCCATCGTCAAAGCGGTCGTCGAACCCGCTACCTTAACCTACATCACGACGCTTGTTCCGAAAGACGACCG
This window of the Exiguobacterium acetylicum genome carries:
- a CDS encoding SDR family NAD(P)-dependent oxidoreductase gives rise to the protein MSKRVALVAGASRGAGRGIAYALGDAEMIVYVTGRSTNEQTTDNRSETIEETAAGVTACGGLGIPVVCDHTTQTDIDRLIQQIQHRHGRIDLLVNCVFGGSESHLPSGTGRRFWERPLEHWDAMMSAGPKAYVWTIRAAMPLLLQSPAALVVNLTSFAPDQMAGNLYYDLAMQTINRMTHVMAHELYQTNISVIALCPGFMRTERVVDAGFASAATESTTYIGRAVAALLADDDVSRYSGQAVFVADLAKTYQFTDQDGTQPLPF
- a CDS encoding phosphotransferase enzyme family protein; the protein is MCPEDNQLISIALSRFGISYDSANDRSVSLSTFGIHGDRHYRITCDDNVYSLRLLADDRYRSETHLASASDLNQQLLVTDRMREHGLPFMKRVQPTTDSSTFSTIQDDTGREWHCVLFDWIDGTHVTAQTNSSASKIGALLRQLHDIPVDLQFSFPVVDHTVAYRKWLHDLSKEDTTIASIDQQNLSNYLDLVQFHIYQAQRRSKNDLSPVLSTDLNPLNILWKNDHIVGIVDHEHISYSDRIQDLAWILKWYARNEGIHSFNVSPELAQTILENYDMKCFNHDDFVRLESLLWLSGCFNFHFVQQTFKLLSDSIVSSEELSNHLERYRQRGKALISLLAR
- a CDS encoding polysaccharide deacetylase family protein translates to MKRKWIIGGVALSLLLSGCGEKEVVEKRSEKPRETEQKRQASQQEYIEKAMQRAEHYAAQYDYDRAIKVLKPLRTKETIQKTEEYEQAKQSLVTVAKPVPHLFFHSLIADPKQAFDDDRKEAGYDDYMVTQQEFERILDALYKKGYVLVRPTDLAKDVQGKIVETPIRLPKGKQPLVLSQDDVNYYEYMEGDGFAKNLKVKDGKIVNTMVGKPDGAYDLVPIVDAFVQSHPDFSYKGAKGLLGITGYNGVLGYRSSYNQYGHNEKVETARKQAKQTAVALNNDGWQFASHTYGHIWVGKESVPTIRADLKRYKQDVEPLIGKTTQLIYPYGSDVGDWHDYSGEKYRLLIDSGFRYFFNVDASQHAWKQVGPDYFRQARINVDGIRLRQAVAGKTSVLDPFFDAKEVFDSARPERK
- a CDS encoding NAD-dependent succinate-semialdehyde dehydrogenase gives rise to the protein MIEKNLINGEWYDTTETIPVYDPATKTLLGHVPASSAEDAQRSVDAASEAFVKWSNETADTRANLVDAWYRLINEHREELARIMTTEQGKPYVEALGEVDYGNQYVRWYAEEARRIYGETIPASVPGKRLFVEKEPVGVVAAITPWNFPAAMITRKLAPALAAGCTIVLKPSEETPFTALRLVELAEEAGIPKGVINVLTGDAATISGVWQTDSRVRKITFTGSTAVGKLIMRQAADTMKKLSLELGGHAPFIVTENADLDKAVEGAMRSKFRNGGQACVATNRFYVQASVLDEFTEKFTTAVKQLQVGNGMDADSTVGPLINAKAVAKVKAHIDDAVAKGATILTGGTIDESVGHFVTPTVLANVTEDMLCMQEETFGPLAPISVFETLDEVIERANNTPYGLAAYAFSERIDEALLLGKRLEYGIVGLNDGAPSAAQAPFGGYKESGLGREGGVYGIEDYLEVKYLSLG
- a CDS encoding NUDIX hydrolase, translating into MDVITFGQKENNQCYITRPAVYAVMFDRQLDKIAVIQKSDGKSFLPGGGIEAHETHDDCLRREVLEETGMEVEINDFIGQASQYFYSQNETTYYLNEGYFYHCHAGQNIHDPIEDDHHLIWIDPLSAIEGLFHAHQRWAVQKTLKSI